In a genomic window of Larus michahellis chromosome 3, bLarMic1.1, whole genome shotgun sequence:
- the LOC141740691 gene encoding uncharacterized protein LOC141740691 isoform X7: MAEPWRGAESRAAAGVGRCCLEEGLPRVLCLVFLRKDVDVENEQQEARSPRASGFCSPVDRGSPFYALAGPPASSPRKESPKGKDPVVALRCSGRNGAGMAPLLDPSPLVAQFNREMLQAEGWVRGKLRDMKDGCDLQDWEEVAQTLQRDMKDFENTLIKLNQMGEQLIWRASPSAEGVRRQLLALRDQWQLLKQTAASQSKALGGLRSLQDFNRKAERLEAWIRHKEEKPSLAALLQESPDKIQLTRRILDLKQEEQQFQSLHEELNSLAQKLEKQGKSESRSISARRKHLNKTWLRLQGTLKEHHEALQLALEVAACLQQADALLGAIHAKQRSICGVGKPGEGEPCRDRDVRDIASQVMMLDVTVSQLLSLQPSLAAQVTPKHRDVKESWAQLQQALRTEKAPLLVSNSPRGEAMAPTTEPRGDDSSRGAMGKEAGDKRTRGPGSTVPKDVPGKTAEHTRGEESSPGSPAMGQPPHGGDIKRRRREAEAEWGTQQLEGQVQDICQTVNVTMSPHMENVCPGIPPCPFRDVEAAQMQRELLNPSSSPGAVLLEEPVPVGHPGSPQVEVMLRELGELWEDLQRKHQENGAVLQEIDKALRLVGELDRAERWLQAVAGSLSEPATMRSPAELRQDLEETGQLERQLLLCGLKLQALREEAASESPDKHEGARKMQRKVEMVEEKLARVQAALRRRAADLRDSLVLSEFLQDLQEEEARSRQEPAAPGSGCCGSQGPFPLLSVKAGQPPSSEDMSQPLGELQEAVEMLNDAAKERERVMEVAAETESLERLVAEVSPCLEALRCRAEALARDTAQAESGFTAVKSEKDLQGLQDLLSQQQEMERAVSETLQGQLEELERAAAHLQELCPARMCPVSREVEGTLRAWSELRELLRETRARVQQAGRLRNFFKDYLAMISWTEDTRAQIFSEGPSGHGLPEIPCEELERRIEGKLKEFEALAAAGQQLVSEEHYLSATIKERLEELQSMLGWVLVRWRAQRHQRDVGSKQEDRQDPESPSGASLTGQDQRALCARSRLESVRSPAAFMPCSLPKLVQGSEPQMPTGMAISPPASPLSDAPLGAERSWGEPSSSTPCSMEPPEEAVVWDPAETSTLLLPPRGPSGLGGTVNLILSIGKKGEKKKVQPVASGEWPGEEAPRTLPATKPSGCKTFWKRCQGLLGNTWGSLKRKRKPPRQPVEEVQVGAGKTSDAKRPPAAVRRPPASSTGTPAASHTLPKAGASSLFNSLQRRERARAEQARLLTLQGIMGSSSLQPAPEEHHGPSNTWPQKCGRRKGGPGAAAATGPQLGELLLYVRNPLVRDIDAECGAATGDPRRPNPKTTCPHLSLGSVFSLELPRDVAVLGSHRGATALREEVEGQEQRQGRRLRPWEPTGTHRARWQEEVDVDGRIPQAPSEGLGTSPKGDRGTWFEEVSFNPSYSRQRAHRAGEEPWSPQHPGSATEDLLDFRPSRPSHVSVPHERVSQEGEKLATQLGKDGSPSAASRARHHRGTRLELRPSSPTAIPGRAGAIPGTARTQRPAGSGQPGGSPTSPAAPTQLSVFEWALGSPQPPSPVPGTGEVCHPAHGQFEEEEEELQAIWDGAGKQQAPSPRAGSRAHCRPESGVGSLPSPDATAGGPLILSAANNVLVAKFTLPTAARLLHSPAGEKSPSVGHSGDGSPSGHGTSPRMEELASAAPLDSPGARDRWRHGEEEREGSKVPPGKTEFQMMEGTLERKHVLQTGGRKANCRAWGLFHAVLMRQTLCFYQDRRDSLKSSVVALPLNLSGAVCTPDAEYTKKTNCFRLQLRDGSEYLLRAPSQPLMNEWVSKLQQNSGFPEVDYFQAAAQRVEGTGSARGKVPSPGSSHLQGHHQVITAKSQEIVVLPRSNARLQRPLGSQDSPGDGAAAAAEDAHGAGHREQQWSPRGSPGLWDNSCQEDDFGLVANKRRSYSFTSATYQKITPVAVPKEPVEAGSSYSVTLYIGEQAAAVPRARCHSFVARPGSPRDTLGEKSPAPPRPKNKSVFKKFFGKKE, from the exons ATGGCTGAGCCCTGGAGGGGGGCGGAATCACGGGCTGCAGCTGGCGTGGGACGCTGCTGCCTAGAAGAGGGACTTCCTAGAGTCTTATGCCTT GTCTTCCTCAGGAAGGACGTGGATGTGGAGAATGAGCAGCAGGAGGCCAGGAGTCCCCGGGCCAGTGGTTTCTGCTCTCCGGTGGACAGAGGTTCCCCCTTCTATGCG CTGGCAGGTCCCCCGGCATCATCACCCCGGAAAGAGAGCCCCAAGGGCAAGGACCCCGTGGTGGCACTGAGATGCAGTGGGCGAAACGGCGCGGGAATGGCCCCCCTCCTCGACCCGAGCCCCCTGGTAGCCCAGTTCAACCGGGAGATGCTGCAG GCGGAGGGCTGGGTGCGAGGCAAGCTGCGGGACATGAAGGACGGCTGCGACCTCCAGGACTGGGAGGAGGTGGCTCAGACCCTGCAGCGGGACATGAAGGATTTCGAGAACACCCTGATAAAGCTCAACCAG ATGGGCGAGCAGCTGATATGGCGGGCGAGCCCCAGTGCCGAGGGGGTGCGGAGGCAGCTGCTGGCCCTGCGGGACCAGTGGCAGCTCTTGAAGCAGACGGCTGCCAGCCAGAGCaaagccctgggggggctgcggagCCTGCAGGACTTCAACAGGAAAGCTGAGCGGCTGGAGGCATGGATCAGGCACAAG GAGGAGAAGCCCTCCCTGGCAGCCCTCCTGCAGGAAAGCCCGGACAAGATCCAGCTCACCCGACGCATCCTTGACTTGAAGCAG gaggagcagcagtTCCAGAGTTTGCACGAGGAGCTGAACAGCCTGGCCCAGAAGCTGGAGAAACAAGGCAAAAGTGAGAGCAGGAGCATCTCAGCTCGGCGCAAGCACCTCAACAAAAC GTGGCTGCGGCTGCAGGGGACCCTGAAGGAGCACCATGAGGCACTGCAGCTGGCCCTGGAGGTGGCCGCCTGCCTCCAGCAAGCAGATGCCTTGCTTGGGGCCATCCACGCCAAG CAGAGGAGCATCTGCGGTGTGGGGAAGCCAGGGGAGGGTGAGCCGTGCCGGGATCGGGATGTCAGAGACATAGCCAGCCAGGTGATG ATGCTGGACGTGACCGTGTCCCAGCTCCTCAgcctgcagcccagcctggcagcccaAGTCACCCCCAAGCACCGAGATGTCAAGGAGAGCTGGGCGCAGCTCCAGCAGGCGCTGAG GACAGAGAAGGCTCCGTTGCTGGTGAGCAATTCCCCGAGGGGTGAAGCCATGGCTCCGACCACTGAGCCCCGAGGAGATGATAGCAGCCGTGGGGCCATGGGGAAGGAAGCAGGAGACAAACGGACAAGAGGCCCTGGGAGCACG GTGCCAAAGGATGTGCCAGGGAAGACGGCGGAGCATACaagaggggaggagagcagccctggcTCTCCAGCAATGGGGCAGCCCCCTCATGGAGGGGACATCAAAAG gaggaggagagaggcagaggctgAGTGGGGGACGCAGCAGCTGGAGGGCCAGGTGCAGGACATCTGCCAGACAGTGAATGTG ACCATGTCCCCGCACATGGAGAATGTGTGTCCCGGCATCCCCCCATGTCCGTTCAGAGACGTAGAAGCAGCACAGATGCAGCGGGAGCTCCTgaaccccagctccagccccggggctgtGCTCCTG GAGGAGCCGGTGCCGGTGGGGCACCCGGGGAGCCCGCAGGTGGAGGTCATGCTGCGGGAGCTGGGGGAGCTATGGGAGGACCTGCAGAGGAAACACCAGGAGAACGGCGCCGTGCTGCAGGAAATCGATAAG GCACTGAGGCTGGTGGGGGAGCTGGACCGGGCGGAACGGTGGCTTCAAGCTGTGGCGGGGTCACTCTCGGAGCCAGCCACCATGAGAAGCCCGGCAGAGCTGCGCCAGGACCTGGAGGAGACAGGCCAGCTGGagaggcagctcctgctgtgcgGCCTCAAGCTCCAGGCTCTGCGGGAGGAGGCGGCGAGTGAGTCGCCCGACAAGCACGAGGGGGCGAGGAAGATGCAGAGGAAGGTGGAGATGGTAGAGGAGAA GTTGGCACGTGTGCAGGCAGCCCTGCGGCGCCGGGCGGCAGACCTGCGTGATTCCCTGGTGCTGTCTGAGTTCCTACAGGACCTGCAAGAGGAGGAGGCGCGGAGCCGGCAGGAACCTGCAGCG CCAGGGAGCGGGTGTTGTGGCTCTCAGGGGCCTTTTCCCCTGCTCTCAGTCAAGGCTGGGCAGCCACCAAGCAGCGAGGACATGAGCCAACCCttgggagagctgcaggaggctgtggaGATGCTGAACGATGCAGCAAAGGAGCGGGAGCGAGTCATGGAGGTGGCGGCAGAGACAGAAAGCCTGGAGCGGCTG GTGGCAGAGGTGTCCCCGTGCCTGGAGGCCCTTCGATGCAGAGCAGAGGCACTGGCTCGAGACACAGCCCAAGCAGAGAGCGGCTTCACTGCAGTGAAGAGCGAGAAGGacctccaggggctgcaggacttgctgagccagcagcaggagatggag CGTGCGGTGTCGGAGACCCtgcaggggcagctggaggagctggagagggcgGCTGCCCACTTGCAAGAGCTCTGCCCCGCTAGGATGTGCCCCGTTAGCCGGGAGGTGGAGGGGACACTGCGGGCCTGGTCAGAGCTGCGGGAGCTGCTGCGGGAGACCCGGGCCCGCGTACAGCAGGCTGGCCGGCTGCGGAACTTCTTCAAGGATTACTTAGCCATGAT CTCCTGGACGGAGGACACGCGGGCTCAGATCTTCTCCGAAGGCCCGAGTGGCCACGGCCTCCCGGAAATTCCatgtgaggagctggagaggaggatCGAAGGGAAGCTCAAGGAGTTTGAGGCACTGGCGGCAGCGGGGCAGCAGCTGGTGTCTGAGGAGCACTACCTGAGTGCAACG ATAAAGGAACGCttggaggagctgcagagcatgctgggctgggtgctggtgCGCTGGCGAGCACAGAGGCACCAGCGGGACGTGGGGAGCAAGCAGGAGGACAGACAGGACCCAGAGAGCCCCTCAGGCGCATCTCTCACCGGCCAA GATCAGCGTGCCTTGTGTGCTCGGTCCCGGCTGGAGAGCGTCCGCAGCCCAGCAGCGTTcatgccctgctccctccccaagCTCGTGCAAGGATCAGAGCCACAGATGCCGACGGGAATGGCCATCTCCCCACCAGCATCACCCCTCTCGGATGCCCCATTGGGAGCAGAACGGAGCTGGGGGGAGCCCAGCAGCTCAACACCCTGCAGCATGGAACCCCCTGAGGAGGCTGTTGTCTGGGATCCTGCTGAGACCTCcacgctgctgctgccaccacggGGCCCCAGCGGCCTGGGGGGGACGGTCAACCTCATCCTCAGCATTGGCAAGAAGGGCGAGAAGAAGAAGGTGCAGCCGGTGGCCAGCGGCGAGTGGCCAGGGGAGGAGGCACCGCGGACG CTCCCTGCCACTAAACCCTCAGGCTGTAAAACCTTTTGGAAGCGTTGCCAGGGGCTTTTAGGAAACACTTGGGGTAGTTTAAAGCGAAAGAGAAAGCCGCCTCGCCAGCCGGTGGAAGAG GTGCAGGTGGGGGCCGGGAAAACCTCCGACGCCAAGAGGCCACCTGCTGCCGTCCGCCGCCCTCCGGCATCCAGCACTGGGACGCCGGCCGCCTCCCACACCCTGCCCAAAGCCGGGGCCAGCTCCCTTTTCAACAGCCTGCAGCGGCGGGAGCGGGCACGGGCCGAGCAGGCCCGGCTGCTGACACTGCAGGGCATCATGggctccagctccctgcagcctgcGCCTGAGGAGCACCACGGTCCCAGCAACACATGGCCTCAGAAATGCGGCCGGAggaagggggggccgggggcggccgccgccacTGGACCCCAGCTCGGGGAGCTGCTGCTCTACGTCAGGAACCCGCTGGTGCGGGACATTGATGCCGAGTGCGGGGCAGCCACCGGGGACCCCCGCCGACCCAACCCAAAAACCACGTGTCCCCATCTGTCCCTGGGCTCCGTGTTCAGTCTGGAGCTGCCCCGGGACGTGGCGGTCCTGGGGAGCCACCGAGGGGCCACGGCACTgcgggaggaggtggaggggcaggagcagaggcagggcaggaggtTGAGACCATGGGAGCCCACAGGCACACACAGGGCTCGATGGCAGGAGGAGGTGGATGTGGATGGACGCATTCCCCAGGCACCcagcgaggggctggggacatcccccaAGGGCGACCGAGGAACGTGGTTCGAGGAAGTGAGCTTCAACCCCAGCTACAGCCGCCAAAGGGCACACCGTGCCGGGGAGGAGCCCTGGAGCCCGCAGCATCCCGGCAGCGCCACTGAAGACCTCCTGGACTTCAGGCCGAGCCGGCCATCCCATGTCAGCGTGCCGCATGAGCGGGTCAGCCAGGAGGGGGAAAAGCTGGCCACCCAGCTGGGCAAGGAtggcagccccagcgccgccaGCAGGGCCAGGCATCACAGAGGCACTCGGCTGGAGCTCAGGCCATCATCCCCCACCGCcatcccaggcagggcaggagccatCCCTGGCACTGCCCGCACACAGCGGCCAGCTGGCAGCGGCCAGCCTGGGGGGTCCCCAACTTCCCCTGCCGCCCCCACCCAGCTCTCTGTCTTCGAGTGGGCActggggtccccccagccccccagccccgtgccaggcacTGGGGAGGTTTGCCACCCTGCCCACGGGCAgtttgaagaagaggaggaggagctgcaggcCATCTGGGATGGGGCGGGCAAGCAGCAGGCACCTAGCCCACGGGCAGGCAGCCGTGCCCACTGCCGGCCAGAGAGCGGGGTAGGCAGCCTGCCCAGCCCTGATGCCACCGCCGGTGGGCCCCTCATCCTCTCAGCGGCCAATAACGTGCTGGTGGCCAAGTTCACCCTTCCCACCGCCGCCCGGCTCctccacagccctgcaggagagAAGAGCCCCAGCGTGGGGCACAGTGGCGATGGCAGCCCCAGCGGGCACGGGACGTCCCCCCGCATGGAGGAGCTGGCGTCTGCAGCCCCACTGGACAGTCCGGGCGCCCGGGATCGGTGGAGGcatggggaagaggagagagagggcAGCAAG GTTCCTCCTGGTAAAACGGAGTTTCAGATGATGGAGGGGACGCTGGAAAGGAAGCATGTGTTGCAGACAGGAGGGAGGAAG GCCAACTGCCGGGCCTGGGGCCTCTTCCACGCTGTGCTGATGAGGCAGACATTGTGCTTCTACCAGGACCGCAGGGACAGTCTCAAG agctcCGTGGTGGCCCTTCCCCTGAACCTCTCCGGGGCAGTCTGCACCCCAGATGCTGAGTACACCAAGAAGACCAACTGCTTCAGGCTTCA GCTGCGGGATGGCTCCGAGTACCTCCTGAgggccccctcccagcccctcatGAACGAATGGGTCTCCAAGCTGCAGCAAAACTCAG GTTTCCCCGAAGTGGATTACTTCCAGGCGGCAGCACAGCGTGTTGAGGGCACCGGCAGTGCTAGGGG CAAGGTCCCCAGCCCTGGAAGCTCCCACCTCCAGGGACATCATCAGGTCATTACCGCCAAGAGCCAGGAGATCGTGGTGCTACCCCGCTCAAACGCCCGGCTGCAGCGGCCTCTGGGCAGCCAGGACAGCCCAGGCGATGGGGCTGCGGCAGCAGCAG AAGATGCTCATGGGGCCGGGCACAGGGAGCAGCAGTGGTCTCCCAGGGGGTCCCCCGGGCTGTGGGACAACAGCTGCCAAGAAGACGACTTCGGGCTGGTGGCCAACAAGAGGAGGTCCTACTCCTTCACTTCAG CCACCTACCAGAAGATCACGCCGGTGGCCGTGCCCAAGGAGCCGGTGGAGGCTGGGAGCAGCTACTCAGTCACCCTCTACATCGGGGAGCAAGCGGCGGCTGTGCCACGGGCACGCTGCCACTCCTTCGTGGCCCGGCCGGGGAGCCCACGGGACACGCTGGGGGAGAAgtcccccgccccgcctcgccccaaGAACAAATCCGTCTTCAAGAAGTTCTTTGGGAAGAAGGAGTGA